One window of the Peptacetobacter hiranonis genome contains the following:
- a CDS encoding threonine/serine exporter family protein produces MDTSTTDPRFATEAEEKEYKKNILKIALFVGELMIKNGAETSRVEDSVLRICRSQGFYHANVFTTPTVVIISDEKFDGFCFMKTIDKRGINLNKISMLNNFSREFCSVKNPDIDKSIAELYEIDRAESYPLWFFYSCTGLASACFACLLGGNQLQNFIFTFIVAIIGDIIYDQIMKISSISAFSCVVASFVITILGVVLTEMNILATPTMLIVGSIMPLLPGVAVIKSIRDLISGNLISGISRVFEAFMILLSIASGVGVVLDLWFKLGGVL; encoded by the coding sequence ATGGATACTTCTACTACTGATCCAAGATTCGCTACTGAAGCAGAGGAAAAAGAGTACAAGAAGAATATTCTAAAAATAGCTCTCTTCGTCGGGGAGCTCATGATAAAAAACGGTGCCGAAACTTCTAGGGTTGAGGACAGTGTCCTTAGAATATGCAGATCACAAGGATTTTATCATGCAAATGTCTTTACAACTCCAACAGTTGTAATTATTTCAGACGAAAAATTTGACGGATTCTGTTTTATGAAAACTATTGATAAGAGAGGAATAAATTTAAACAAGATTTCTATGCTTAACAATTTTTCAAGAGAGTTTTGCTCTGTTAAAAATCCGGATATAGATAAGTCTATAGCTGAATTGTACGAAATAGATAGAGCTGAATCTTATCCGTTATGGTTCTTCTACTCATGTACAGGACTTGCATCTGCTTGTTTTGCCTGTTTACTTGGTGGAAACCAATTACAAAACTTCATATTCACATTTATAGTTGCTATCATCGGGGATATTATTTACGACCAGATTATGAAGATTAGTTCAATTTCTGCATTTTCATGTGTTGTCGCATCATTTGTAATAACAATACTTGGTGTTGTACTTACTGAAATGAATATCCTAGCAACGCCTACTATGCTAATAGTTGGTTCTATCATGCCACTTCTTCCTGGAGTCGCAGTTATAAAATCTATACGAGATCTTATATCTGGAAACCTAATCTCTGGTATATCTAGAGTTTTTGAGGCATTTATGATTTTACTTTCTATAGCATCTGGTGTCGGGGTTGTTCTCGATTTATGGTTTAAATTAGGAGGTGTTTTATAA